In Perca flavescens isolate YP-PL-M2 chromosome 7, PFLA_1.0, whole genome shotgun sequence, the following proteins share a genomic window:
- the ptk6b gene encoding protein-tyrosine kinase 6b: MGECLRKACPCLDALWLRIFGEKPPEGEGEGGGSGGGEEERPRPRPASPPPPPPLERCSMYTALWPFQSRHVDELSFNEGDLFSVVSRSGDWWTARKIDKNGCVLDTGIVPKNYLERAESLRNQPWYFGTMTRHEAQSHLLGSGNDHGAFLIRRSAKDDIGYVLSLRSSSRVKHFKVLKADERNFYVEHGHHFSSLIDLVEYYRANSLNNTSTLGVSCKRKKPSTRDLNPFTVDEWELPKQEFTLEEELGSGYFADVYRGRWKNHINVAIKIIKSDSELNHREFQSEVQILKRLRHRHLISLFAVCTASAPYYIITELMEKGSLLSFLRGPEGPAQDVVSLIDMAAQVADGMAYLEEQNSIHRDLAARNVLVGEDNICKVADFGLARVIKEPFYITEDKKIPFKWTAPEAISHGKFSNKSDVWSFGVLLYEIITCGGAPYPAFSNQEVYQQVTNGYRMPAPAKCSNSLYQLMLKCWSLEPDDRPDFKTLKAKLDSSSYELESD; the protein is encoded by the exons ATGGGTGAGTGTCTGCGGAAAGCTTGCCCGTGTCTGGACGCACTATGGCTGAGGATTTTCGGCGAAAAGCCTccagaaggagaaggagaaggaggaggaagcggcggcggagaggaggagagaccgAGACCGAGACCAGCCAgtccgccgccgccgccgccgctggAGAGATGCTCCATGTACACGGCGCTGTGGCCCTTTCAGTCCCGGCACGTGGACGAGCTGTCCTTCAATGAGGGGGACCTGTTCAGTGTTGTCAGCCGCAGCGGGGACTGGTGGACCGCACGGAAAATCGACAAGAACGGGTGCGTCCTGGACACCGGGATCGTTCCCAAAAACTACCTGGAGCGGGCCGAGTCCCTACGAAACCAACC GTGGTATTTTGGGACAATGACCCGCCACGAGGCCCAAAGCCACCTGCTGGGATCAGGAAACGATCACGGAGCTTTCCTCATCCGACGCAGCGCGAAAGATGACATTGGATACGTTCTTTCAC TGAGGTCGAGCAGTCGGGTGAAGCATTTCAAGGTCCTCAAAGCAGATGAGAGGAATTTTTACGTGGAGCACGGCCACCATTTCAGCTCTCTGATCGACTTGGTGGAGTACTACCGCGCAAACAGCCTGAACAACACCAGCACGCTGGGAGTCTCCTGCAAGAGG AAAAAGCCCAGCACTCGGGACTTGAATCCTTTTACGGTGGATGAGTGGGAGCTCCCCAAACAGGAGTTCACCTTGGAGGAGGAGCTGGGCAGCGGCTACTTTGCTGACGTCTACCGGGGGCGCTGGAAGAACCACATTAATGTCGCCATCAAGATCATCAAAAGTG ATTCAGAGTTGAACCACCGTGAATTTCAGAGCGAAGTTCAGATCCTAAAGCGTCTCCGCCATCGTCACCTCATCTCTCTGTTTGCCGTGTGCACGGCCTCGGCACCGTACTACATCATCACCGAGCTGATGGAGAAAGGCAGCCTGCTCAGCTTCCTCAgag GTCCAGAGGGGCCAGCCCAAGATGTTGTATCTCTCATTGACATGGCGGCCCAAGTGGCTGATGGGATGGCATACCTGGAGGAGCAGAACAGCATCCACAGAGATCTGGCGGCTCGAAACGTTCTGGTGGGAGAGGACAACATCTGTAAGGTGGCCGACTTTGGATTGGCCAGAGTGATCAAG GAGCCGTTCTACATCACAGAAGATAAAAAGATTCCCTTCAAGTGGACCGCTCCTGAGGCCATCAGCCATGGGAAGTTCTCCAACAAGTCAGACGTCTGGTCTTTTGGTGTGTTGCTCTATGAGATTATCACCTGTGGCGGTGCTCCTTACCCAG CCTTTAGCAACCAGGAAGTGTACCAGCAGGTTACCAACGGGTACAGGATGCCAGCCCCGGCCAAATGTTCCAACTCTCTCTACCAACTCATGCTGAAATGTTGGAGCTTAGAGCCCGACGACAGGCCAGACTTCAAGACTCTCAAGGCCAAACTGGACAGCAGCTCTTACGAGTTGGAGAGTGACTAA